The following coding sequences are from one Leptospira mayottensis 200901116 window:
- a CDS encoding polyhydroxyalkanoate synthesis regulator DNA-binding domain-containing protein → MKLLKRYANRRLYDPETSKTITLEDVADMIINGEEIRVIDNMSGSDITPKILGQTFLKVSLGQRNEEFSNFMLSALIRETGKDISSLFGRLVLGGIGANYLTRDRLEKILQSMISLGELKLEMATEFRDDLLTHMANRASENKLRIQEDLKKIGKELEDSTETNLPLEDLSEKIRKIAKSVKEKEA, encoded by the coding sequence ATGAAACTTCTAAAACGATACGCGAATCGAAGGCTCTATGATCCCGAGACGAGTAAAACAATCACTCTTGAGGATGTAGCGGATATGATTATCAATGGCGAAGAAATTCGTGTGATTGATAACATGTCCGGTTCCGATATCACTCCGAAAATTCTCGGACAAACTTTTCTCAAAGTTTCTCTGGGACAAAGAAACGAAGAATTTTCAAACTTCATGCTTTCGGCTCTGATTCGAGAAACCGGGAAAGATATAAGTTCCCTGTTCGGCAGATTAGTCTTAGGTGGAATTGGTGCGAATTATCTCACTCGAGATCGGTTGGAAAAAATTCTTCAATCCATGATTTCGTTAGGCGAACTCAAACTCGAAATGGCCACGGAATTCAGAGATGATCTCCTTACACATATGGCGAACAGGGCCTCCGAAAACAAGTTGAGAATCCAAGAAGACCTCAAAAAGATCGGTAAAGAACTGGAAGATTCCACGGAAACCAATCTACCACTAGAGGACTTATCCGAAAAAATCCGTAAAATTGCCAAAAGCGTAAAAGAAAAAGAAGCCTGA
- a CDS encoding HEAT repeat domain-containing protein encodes MFKNISISIISFSISVLPLFSSDKAVEYADKVYFEQVRKLESGSYEEKLDAADYLKFVSNRLAVRPLLNALRGNPKVPKSLENHPYLKFTVAQALSVIDLEIAIKPTIEEYKKLEPTIQEKDEPYFTSKEDYTMVMAAGEILRTIGSYPYAKESEDVLVNALGHSNYYIRASAADGLKYMNRKETVNFLVSTLEKEKNDFTKAAILNSIIYIMRVADKSFYALCDMLKSESPSVRYRASMALGEVDLKAAEFHLRQALLVEDKQNVRDQIRKDLATVLGFKLPTISVIFAE; translated from the coding sequence ATGTTTAAAAATATTTCGATCTCTATCATTTCGTTTTCTATCAGTGTTTTGCCTTTATTCTCTTCGGATAAGGCGGTAGAATACGCCGATAAAGTATATTTCGAACAGGTTAGAAAACTCGAGTCCGGTTCTTATGAAGAAAAGTTAGACGCCGCAGATTATCTTAAGTTCGTAAGCAACAGACTTGCCGTCCGCCCTCTTCTAAATGCGCTTCGTGGAAATCCTAAAGTTCCTAAGTCTCTTGAAAATCATCCTTATCTCAAATTTACTGTCGCTCAAGCCCTTTCCGTAATAGATCTGGAAATTGCAATCAAACCGACCATAGAAGAATATAAAAAATTAGAACCCACCATCCAAGAGAAGGACGAGCCTTATTTCACTTCGAAGGAAGACTATACGATGGTGATGGCAGCCGGTGAAATTTTAAGAACGATAGGAAGTTATCCCTATGCGAAAGAATCTGAAGACGTTCTTGTAAACGCCCTCGGCCATTCGAACTATTATATCCGCGCCTCAGCCGCCGACGGTTTAAAATATATGAACCGCAAAGAAACCGTGAACTTTCTTGTTTCCACTTTGGAAAAAGAAAAGAACGATTTTACTAAAGCGGCAATCTTAAACTCCATCATTTATATCATGAGGGTTGCCGATAAAAGTTTTTATGCTCTCTGCGATATGCTGAAAAGTGAAAGCCCTTCGGTTCGTTATAGAGCTTCTATGGCTTTGGGCGAAGTGGATTTAAAGGCCGCCGAATTTCATCTTCGTCAGGCTCTTTTGGTGGAAGACAAACAAAACGTTCGCGATCAGATTCGTAAAGACTTAGCGACTGTTCTCGGTTTTAAACTGCCCACGATTTCCGTAATCTTTGCAGAATAA
- a CDS encoding DUF1569 domain-containing protein translates to MQKLNRREFLNSSVKLFVFIGASGAIVPSLTGCNSEPRGVVNGNLSFVSLSQVLNELEVFKKLNSIRGYGAWDAGKVFLHCAQSIEYSIQGYPENKSALFQNTIGKLVFLNFVFSKKMSHDLEAPIPGATEIRTGTDWKESLSTLQETILKFQTYDGKLKPHFAYGSLSKEEYDLAHAMHIANHFSFLTFHS, encoded by the coding sequence ATGCAGAAACTCAATAGAAGGGAATTTTTGAATTCTTCCGTAAAGCTTTTCGTTTTCATCGGTGCGAGCGGAGCAATTGTGCCGAGTTTGACCGGATGTAATTCCGAGCCGAGGGGAGTCGTGAATGGAAATCTGTCTTTTGTTTCCCTTTCCCAAGTGTTAAATGAATTAGAAGTATTCAAAAAATTGAATTCAATTCGAGGATATGGAGCTTGGGATGCGGGCAAAGTGTTTCTTCACTGTGCTCAATCGATCGAATATTCGATCCAAGGTTATCCCGAAAATAAAAGTGCTCTTTTTCAGAATACGATCGGAAAGCTCGTCTTTTTAAACTTCGTATTTTCCAAAAAAATGTCCCACGATCTAGAGGCTCCGATACCCGGTGCTACGGAAATACGAACCGGTACGGATTGGAAGGAAAGCCTTTCGACTTTACAGGAAACCATTCTTAAATTTCAAACTTATGACGGAAAATTGAAACCTCATTTCGCTTACGGAAGTTTATCTAAGGAAGAATACGATTTGGCACATGCGATGCATATTGCCAATCATTTTAGTTTTTTAACTTTTCATTCTTGA